Proteins from a genomic interval of Mycobacterium conspicuum:
- a CDS encoding glycosyltransferase family 2 protein, translating into MTDVLPVVAVTYSPGPHLERFLASLSHATERPVSVVLADNGSTDGMPQAAVERYPNVRLFETGGNLGYGTAVNRAVAALTPEEGADDEWLMVANPDVQWGPGSIDALLDAAARWPRAGALGPLIRDPEGAVYPSARHLPSLIRGGMHAVVGPFWRGNPWTAAYRQERQEPTERPVGWLSGSCLLVRRSAFSEVGGFDERYFMYMEDVDLGDRLGRAGWLNIYVPSSEVLHHLGHSTGRDPAIHLAAHHKSTYQFLADRHPGWRRAPLRWTLRASLALRSRLMVRSSRRRLLKEEGRR; encoded by the coding sequence GTGACTGACGTGCTGCCGGTCGTGGCGGTGACCTACTCCCCGGGCCCGCACCTGGAGCGTTTCCTGGCCTCGCTGTCACACGCCACCGAGCGTCCGGTGAGCGTGGTGTTGGCCGACAACGGCTCCACCGACGGGATGCCGCAGGCCGCGGTCGAGCGCTACCCGAACGTGCGGCTGTTCGAGACCGGAGGCAACCTCGGGTACGGAACCGCGGTGAACCGCGCGGTCGCGGCGCTCACCCCCGAAGAGGGCGCCGACGACGAGTGGCTCATGGTGGCCAACCCCGACGTGCAATGGGGCCCCGGCAGCATCGACGCCCTGCTCGACGCCGCCGCCCGCTGGCCGCGCGCGGGGGCGCTGGGCCCGCTGATCCGGGACCCCGAAGGGGCGGTGTATCCGTCGGCGCGCCACCTGCCGAGCCTGATCCGCGGCGGCATGCACGCGGTGGTCGGACCGTTCTGGCGTGGCAATCCGTGGACCGCGGCCTACCGCCAGGAGCGGCAGGAGCCCACTGAACGGCCGGTGGGCTGGTTGTCCGGCTCGTGCCTGCTGGTGCGCCGGTCCGCGTTCAGCGAGGTGGGCGGATTCGACGAGCGCTACTTCATGTACATGGAGGACGTCGACCTCGGCGACCGGCTCGGCCGGGCGGGCTGGCTCAACATCTATGTGCCGTCGTCGGAAGTCCTGCACCATCTGGGCCATTCCACCGGGCGCGATCCGGCGATCCACCTGGCGGCGCATCACAAAAGCACGTATCAGTTCCTCGCCGACCGGCATCCCGGTTGGCGGCGGGCCCCGCTGCGATGGACGCTGCGGGCATCGTTGGCGCTGCGGTCGCGTCTGATGGTGCGCAGCTCGCGCCGCAGGTTGCTCAAGGAAGAAGGGCGGCGCTGA
- a CDS encoding NUDIX hydrolase — translation MSLRDSTIAVLTEWQAPDAAQDALRHAVLAFVQGRDDACLRECVPGHVTASTLVLDDSGTRVLLTLHPRLGRWVQLGGHCEDDDVDIVAAGLREAVEESGVTDLRIVPELAAIHVHPVTCSLGVPTRHLDLQFVAHAPAGAQIAISDESDDLRWWPADSLPLGTDPALAYLVARATHRASR, via the coding sequence ATGAGCCTGCGGGATTCGACGATCGCGGTGCTCACCGAGTGGCAGGCGCCCGACGCGGCCCAGGATGCGTTGCGCCACGCGGTGCTGGCCTTCGTGCAGGGCCGCGACGACGCCTGCCTGCGCGAGTGCGTACCGGGCCACGTCACGGCCTCGACGCTGGTGCTCGACGACAGCGGCACCCGGGTGCTGCTCACCCTGCACCCGCGGCTGGGGCGCTGGGTACAGCTGGGCGGGCACTGCGAGGACGACGACGTGGACATCGTGGCCGCCGGCCTGCGCGAGGCCGTCGAGGAATCCGGGGTCACCGACCTGCGCATCGTGCCGGAGTTGGCGGCCATCCACGTGCACCCGGTGACGTGTTCGCTGGGCGTGCCGACCCGCCATTTGGACCTGCAGTTCGTCGCGCACGCGCCGGCCGGCGCGCAGATCGCGATCAGCGACGAGTCCGACGACCTGCGGTGGTGGCCGGCCGACTCGCTGCCGCTCGGAACGGATCCGGCGCTGGCGTATCTGGTCGCCCGGGCTACCCACCGAGCGTCACGCTAG
- the manB gene encoding mannose-1-phosphate guanylyltransferase: MTTSDVDAVVLVGGKGTRLRPLTLSAPKPMLPTAGLPFLTHLLSRIAGAGIEHVVLSTSYEAGVFESEFGDGSKLGLQIDYVTEASPLGTGGGIANVADHLRHDTAMVFNGDVLSGVNLGELLEFHQTNGSDVTLHLVRVGDPRAFGCVPTDEKGRVVAFLEKTQDPPTDQINAGCYVFNRAILDRIPRGRQVSVEREVFPALLSDPGVKVCGYVDATYWRDMGTPEDFVRGSADLVRGIAPSPALQGHRGEQWVHDGAAVSPGAVLIGGTAVGRGAEIGPGVRLDGAVIFDGVKVEAGSVIERSIIGFGVRVGPRALIRDGVIGDGADIGARCELLRGARVWPGVAIPDGGIRYSSDV, encoded by the coding sequence ATGACGACCTCCGACGTCGATGCGGTGGTGCTGGTCGGCGGCAAGGGCACCCGGCTGCGGCCGCTGACGCTCTCGGCGCCCAAGCCCATGCTGCCCACCGCGGGACTGCCGTTCCTCACCCACCTGCTGTCCCGGATCGCCGGGGCCGGAATCGAACACGTGGTGCTGAGCACGTCGTATGAGGCCGGGGTGTTCGAGTCGGAGTTCGGCGACGGGTCCAAGCTGGGCTTGCAGATCGACTACGTGACCGAGGCCAGCCCGCTGGGCACCGGTGGCGGCATCGCCAACGTCGCCGACCATCTGCGCCACGACACCGCCATGGTGTTCAACGGGGATGTGCTCTCCGGCGTCAACCTGGGCGAGCTGCTGGAATTCCACCAGACCAACGGTTCGGATGTGACCCTGCACCTGGTGCGGGTCGGCGACCCGCGGGCGTTCGGCTGTGTGCCCACCGACGAAAAGGGCCGCGTCGTCGCGTTTTTGGAGAAGACGCAGGACCCGCCGACCGATCAGATCAACGCGGGCTGCTACGTCTTCAACCGCGCCATCCTGGACCGGATCCCGCGGGGCCGCCAGGTTTCGGTGGAGCGCGAGGTGTTCCCGGCGCTGCTGTCCGACCCCGGCGTGAAGGTGTGCGGCTACGTCGACGCCACCTACTGGCGCGACATGGGCACGCCCGAAGACTTCGTGCGGGGTTCGGCCGATCTGGTGCGTGGCATCGCCCCGTCGCCGGCCCTGCAGGGCCACCGCGGCGAACAGTGGGTGCACGACGGCGCGGCGGTGTCTCCCGGCGCGGTGCTGATCGGCGGCACGGCCGTCGGGCGGGGCGCCGAGATCGGGCCGGGCGTGCGGCTCGACGGCGCGGTGATTTTCGACGGCGTCAAGGTCGAAGCCGGCAGCGTCATCGAGCGCTCGATCATCGGCTTCGGTGTGCGGGTCGGCCCGCGGGCGCTGATCCGCGACGGCGTGATCGGCGACGGGGCCGACATCGGGGCGCGCTGCGAGCTCCTGCGCGGCGCCCGGGTGTGGCCGGGCGTCGCCATTCCCGACGGCGGGATCCGCTACTCCTCCGACGTGTAG
- the rfbD gene encoding dTDP-4-dehydrorhamnose reductase has protein sequence MLGRLVITGAGGQLGGVLAAQASEKGSDQGSEKGSDVLALTSSQWDITDPEAAERIVRKGDVVINCAAYTNVDGAESDESRAHAVNVTGPGHIARACARAGARLIHVSTDYVFGGDPAAPRRPYEPSDPTAPLGVYGHTKHAGELAVLDALPEAVVVRTAWVYTGGTGRDFVAVMRRLAAGDGPVEVVDDQAGSPTYVADLAAALLEVAGAGVSGPILHAANGGETSRFEQARAVFELCGADPERVQPVPTTKNPRPAPRPGYSALGSRESAEHGLTPLRPWRSALVAALAAANLNA, from the coding sequence ATGTTGGGCAGGTTGGTCATCACAGGTGCGGGCGGGCAGCTCGGCGGCGTATTGGCGGCCCAGGCCTCTGAAAAGGGCTCTGACCAGGGCTCTGAAAAGGGCTCTGACGTGCTGGCGCTGACGTCGTCGCAGTGGGACATCACCGACCCCGAGGCCGCCGAGCGGATCGTCCGCAAGGGCGACGTCGTGATCAACTGCGCGGCCTACACCAACGTCGACGGCGCCGAGAGCGACGAGTCGAGGGCGCACGCGGTCAACGTCACCGGCCCAGGCCACATCGCCCGGGCCTGCGCGCGCGCCGGCGCCCGGCTGATCCACGTCTCCACCGACTACGTGTTCGGCGGTGACCCGGCGGCGCCGCGGCGGCCCTACGAGCCCAGCGACCCGACCGCACCCCTGGGGGTGTACGGGCATACCAAGCACGCCGGTGAACTGGCCGTATTGGACGCCTTGCCGGAGGCCGTCGTGGTGCGCACGGCCTGGGTCTACACCGGCGGGACCGGCAGGGACTTCGTCGCCGTCATGCGCCGGCTGGCGGCCGGGGACGGCCCGGTGGAGGTGGTCGACGACCAGGCCGGTTCGCCGACCTACGTTGCCGACCTGGCCGCCGCGCTGCTGGAGGTGGCCGGCGCGGGTGTGTCGGGGCCCATCCTGCACGCGGCCAACGGGGGCGAGACGTCCCGATTCGAGCAGGCGCGCGCCGTGTTCGAGCTATGCGGCGCCGACCCGGAGCGGGTGCAGCCGGTTCCCACCACGAAAAACCCGCGCCCGGCGCCCCGGCCGGGCTATTCGGCGCTGGGCAGCCGGGAATCGGCCGAACACGGCCTGACGCCGCTAAGGCCCTGGCGCAGTGCGCTTGTCGCGGCGCTGGCTGCCGCTAATCTCAACGCGTGA